One genomic segment of Rhizobium gallicum bv. gallicum R602sp includes these proteins:
- a CDS encoding riboflavin synthase codes for MFTGIVTDIGMIESVSAMNEGVKLRVVSNYDPKTIDMGASISHSGICLTVTGLPDEGNNGRWFEVEAWEEALRLTTLASWKEGTRVNLERPLKIGDELGGHIVSGHVDGKAEILSVTTEGDATRFRLRAPEHLAKFVAPKGSIALDGTSLTVNAIEGTDFDVLLIRHTLEVTTWGEREAGDFVNFEVDTMARYAARLAEFPAAKAE; via the coding sequence ATGTTCACCGGAATTGTCACGGATATCGGCATGATTGAATCCGTTTCTGCCATGAACGAGGGTGTGAAGCTCCGCGTCGTGAGCAATTACGACCCTAAGACCATCGATATGGGCGCGTCGATTTCCCATTCGGGCATCTGCCTGACGGTGACCGGCCTGCCGGACGAAGGCAACAACGGGCGTTGGTTCGAGGTGGAGGCTTGGGAAGAGGCTTTAAGGCTCACGACGCTTGCAAGCTGGAAGGAAGGCACCCGCGTCAATCTCGAGCGTCCTCTGAAGATCGGCGACGAACTCGGCGGCCACATCGTCTCAGGGCATGTCGACGGCAAGGCAGAAATCCTGTCGGTGACTACGGAAGGCGATGCGACCCGCTTCCGTCTGCGCGCCCCGGAGCATCTTGCGAAATTCGTGGCGCCCAAAGGCTCGATCGCGCTCGATGGTACGTCGCTGACGGTCAACGCCATCGAAGGCACGGATTTCGATGTGCTTCTCATTCGCCATACTTTGGAAGTCACGACATGGGGCGAGCGAGAGGCCGGTGATTTCGTCAATTTCGAGGTTGATACGATGGCGCGCTATGCAGCTAGGCTGGCTGAATTCCCTGCCGCGAAAGCAGAATGA
- a CDS encoding GNAT family N-acetyltransferase, with product MINVPTIETKRLILRPHRLDDFDAYIHLWADADVVRYISGVPSTREQTWSRLLRASGMWHHMGFGFLIIEEKQSGRLIGEAGFHEARREMSPPIEETLETGWVLLPSAQGRGYATEALTALIAWADCHFPGKEMTCIVSPENAASLRVAEKLGFREVARTDYHGEIILLSRQGIQPA from the coding sequence ATGATCAATGTTCCGACCATCGAAACGAAACGGTTGATTCTGCGGCCGCACCGGCTCGACGATTTCGATGCCTACATACACTTATGGGCAGATGCGGACGTCGTTCGCTATATCAGCGGCGTGCCATCGACACGCGAGCAGACATGGTCCCGCCTCCTAAGGGCGAGTGGCATGTGGCATCATATGGGTTTTGGCTTTCTGATCATCGAGGAAAAGCAAAGCGGGCGGCTGATCGGCGAAGCAGGCTTCCATGAAGCCCGACGTGAGATGTCTCCACCAATCGAGGAAACACTGGAAACCGGATGGGTGTTGCTGCCTTCCGCACAAGGACGGGGCTATGCGACAGAAGCACTCACGGCGCTGATCGCATGGGCTGACTGTCATTTCCCCGGCAAGGAGATGACCTGTATCGTCAGCCCGGAAAACGCAGCTTCGCTACGGGTGGCGGAAAAGCTCGGCTTCCGCGAGGTGGCGCGTACCGATTATCACGGCGAAATCATTCTGCTTTCGCGGCAGGGAATTCAGCCAGCCTAG
- a CDS encoding cupin domain-containing protein, whose amino-acid sequence MPRDIKPVLNIADLALERWQQGSLYEGADTSFGRLLGLSNLGISYNEVPPGKSSCPFHNHHVEDELFFVIEGTGEYRFGSERYPIRKGDTLGAPAGGKETAHQILNTGSTTLIYLGISTMAKTEIVEYPDSQKFLAKTDHHVGRFRFIGRAENDLDYWDGEAGA is encoded by the coding sequence ATGCCACGGGATATCAAACCGGTTCTCAATATTGCCGACCTGGCGCTGGAGCGGTGGCAACAGGGCTCGCTCTACGAGGGCGCCGACACATCTTTCGGCCGTCTGCTTGGACTCTCCAACCTCGGGATCAGCTACAACGAGGTGCCGCCCGGCAAATCGAGCTGTCCGTTTCACAATCACCATGTCGAGGATGAGCTGTTCTTCGTCATCGAAGGGACGGGCGAATACCGTTTTGGAAGCGAACGTTACCCCATCAGGAAAGGCGACACGCTCGGCGCGCCTGCCGGCGGCAAGGAAACGGCCCATCAGATCCTCAATACCGGCAGCACGACGCTGATCTATCTCGGCATCTCCACGATGGCGAAGACGGAGATCGTCGAATACCCGGATTCCCAAAAATTCCTCGCCAAGACAGATCATCACGTCGGGCGCTTCCGCTTCATCGGGCGCGCGGAGAACGATCTCGACTACTGGGACGGCGAAGCAGGCGCGTGA
- the ribH gene encoding 6,7-dimethyl-8-ribityllumazine synthase, producing MARDNAPHILIVEARFYDDMADALLEGATFALKEAGASYDVVTVAGALEIPPAIAMALDGADNGGTQYDGYVALGMVIRGETYHFEVVSNESSRALMDLAVSESLAIGNGILTVENDEQAWARARRSDKDKGGFAARAALTMIELKKKLGAYE from the coding sequence ATGGCGCGAGATAACGCTCCCCATATTTTGATCGTCGAAGCCCGCTTCTACGACGACATGGCCGACGCTCTTCTGGAAGGGGCAACCTTTGCGCTCAAGGAAGCCGGCGCGAGCTACGATGTCGTCACCGTTGCAGGAGCCCTGGAGATTCCGCCGGCGATTGCCATGGCGCTTGACGGCGCCGACAATGGCGGCACGCAATATGACGGCTATGTCGCTCTCGGCATGGTCATCCGCGGCGAGACCTACCACTTCGAGGTCGTGTCGAACGAATCCTCCCGCGCATTGATGGATCTCGCCGTCAGCGAATCCCTTGCCATCGGCAACGGCATCCTGACGGTCGAAAACGATGAGCAGGCATGGGCACGCGCCCGCCGCTCGGACAAAGACAAGGGCGGCTTTGCCGCTCGCGCAGCTCTCACGATGATCGAGCTGAAGAAGAAACTGGGTGCATACGAATGA
- the nusB gene encoding transcription antitermination factor NusB, whose product MTSENPERQIKTANQRGAARLAAVQALYQMDIGGTGVLEIVAEYEAHRLGQEIDGETYLKADAAWFRSIVSGVVREQLRLDPLIASALQDDWALSRLDSTVRAILRAGVFELLDRKDVPVAVIVTEYVEIAQAFFEDDEPKLVNAVLDRIAKQVRGEMKK is encoded by the coding sequence ATGACTAGTGAAAATCCGGAGCGTCAGATAAAGACGGCAAACCAGCGCGGCGCTGCGCGTCTGGCTGCTGTTCAGGCGCTCTACCAGATGGATATCGGCGGCACCGGTGTTCTGGAAATCGTCGCCGAATATGAGGCTCACCGCCTCGGTCAAGAAATCGACGGCGAGACCTATCTCAAGGCCGATGCCGCGTGGTTCCGTTCCATCGTTTCCGGCGTGGTGCGCGAGCAGCTTCGTCTGGATCCGTTGATCGCCTCTGCCCTGCAGGACGACTGGGCCTTGTCGCGCCTCGACAGCACCGTGCGCGCGATCTTGCGCGCCGGCGTTTTCGAACTTCTCGACCGCAAAGACGTGCCGGTGGCCGTGATCGTTACGGAATATGTCGAGATCGCCCAGGCTTTCTTCGAGGATGACGAGCCGAAGCTCGTCAATGCCGTGCTCGACCGCATCGCCAAACAGGTGCGCGGCGAAATGAAGAAGTAA